A genome region from Hevea brasiliensis isolate MT/VB/25A 57/8 chromosome 7, ASM3005281v1, whole genome shotgun sequence includes the following:
- the LOC110670381 gene encoding ubiquitin carboxyl-terminal hydrolase 4 isoform X2 — protein sequence MGAAGSKLEKALGDQFPEGERYFGLENFGNTCYCNSVLQALYFCVPFREQLLEYYATNKNTGDAEENLLTCLADLFTQISSQKKKTGVIAPKRFVQRLKKQNELFRSYMHQDAHEFLNFLLNELVDILEKEAQAAKSDPETSSPPEKIANGPNNAQANGVSKEPLVTWVHKNFQGILTNETRCLQCETVTARDETFFDLSLDIEQNSSITSCLKNFSSTETLNAEDKFFCDKCCSLQEAQKRMKIKKPPHILVIHLKRFKYIEQLGRYKKLSYRVVFPLELKLSNTMEDADIEYSLFAVVVHVGSGPNHGHYVSLVKSHNHWLFFDDENVEMIDESAVQTFFGSAQEYSSNTDHGYILFYESLGASSKS from the exons ATGGGTGCTGCAGGCTCCAAACTCGAGAAAGCTCTTGGCGACCAGTTCCCTGAGGGCGAGCGATACTTTGGCCTTGAGAATTTTGGCAACACTTGCTACTGTAATAGCGTCTTGCAG GCACTTTACTTTTGTGTACCATTTCGAGAACAATTACTAGAATATTATGCTACTAATAAAAATACTGGGGATGCCGAAGAGAATCTCTTGACATGTTTAGCAGACCTATTTACGCAG ATAAGTTCGCAGAAGAAGAAAACAGGTGTAATTGCTCCAAAGCGTTTCGTACAGAGATTGAAAAAACAAAATGAGCTTTTCCGTAGCTATATGCACCAG GATGctcatgaatttttaaattttttgctaAATGAACTTGTTGACATACTGGAGAAGGAGGCTCAAGCTGCAAAAAGTGATCCAGAAACTTCATCCCCACCTGAAAAGATTGCAAATGGGCCAAATAATGCTCAAGCAAATGGTGTTTCAAAGGAGCCTTTGGTGACTTGGGTGCACAAAAATTTTCAG GGGATTCTCACCAATGAGACAAGATGTCTGCAGTGTGAGACAGTTACAGCAAGAGATGAAACATTTTTCGACTTGAGCCTTGATATTGAACAGAATAGTTCAATAACAAGTTGTTTGAAAAATTTTAGTTCCACAGAGACTTTGAACGCAGAGGATAAGTTTTTCTGTGACAAGTGCTGCAG TTTGCAAGAAGCCCAGAAGAGGATGAAGATAAAGAAACCCCCTCACATCTTGGTCATCCATCTGAAGAGGTTCAAATACATTGAGCAGCTGGGTCGATACAAGAAGCTATCTTATCGAGTTGTCTTCCCACTTGAGCTGAAGCTGAGTAACACAATGGAAGATGCAGATATTGAATACTCATTATTTGCAGTAGTTGTTCACGTTGGAAGTGGGCCAAATCATGGACATTATGTCAGCCTTGTGAAAAGCCACAATCACTGGCTATTTTTTGATGACGAAAATGTGGAGATGATTGATGAGTCTGCTGTGCAGACATTTTTTGGGTCTGCGCAGGAGTATTCAAGTAATACAGATCACGGGTACATCTTGTTTTACGAGAGCCTTGGCGCTAGTAGCAAGAGTTGA
- the LOC110656143 gene encoding tubulin-folding cofactor C, which translates to MEGETATSPSTDLSNPTKPLDHSLQKRHQAMLDRLSNRHQTLSKSSSSSSATESTAAFLSKFSDSRLSIEFQLSESSKLAATDITRLKSHLVDISSSISALEQLVAENSYLLPSYELRSSLKAVSELKQSLDSLNAELVPKKKFSFKNKSTSKSSLSEPKETEIIKPEVPKPAFAIRDLPGIRNKENEILTKNFRSSETGEFGLSDLDSCEVRLIGCVNAFFINRLRNCRVYTGPVMGSILIEEVENCVFVLASHQIRIHYAKGSDFYLRVRSRPIIEDCEGVRFAPYCLSYEGIEDDMRKAGLAEDTGNWSNVDDFKWLRAVQSPNWSVLPESERVGVIELKDLGSMSGAS; encoded by the coding sequence ATGGAAGGAGAAACGGCGACATCACCATCAACAGATCTCTCCAACCCAACCAAACCCCTAGACCACTCCCTTCAAAAAAGGCACCAAGCAATGCTCGATCGCCTCTCTAACCGCCATCAAACCCTCAGCAAATCATCCTCCTCCTCCTCTGCTACTGAATCCACCGCTGCTTTCCTTTCCAAATTCTCCGATTCCAGACTCTCAATTGAGTTCCAACTTTCCGAATCATCGAAACTCGCCGCCACCGATATCACACGCCTAAAATCTCATCTCGTCgatatttcctcctccatttcggCTCTTGAACAACTTGTCGCCGAAAACTCCTACTTACTTCCCTCCTACGAACTTCGTTCCTCTCTCAAAGCCGTCTCGGAACTTAAGCAGTCTCTCGATAGTCTGAACGCCGAGCTTGTCCCCAAGAAGAAATTCTCCTTCAAAAACAAATCTACAAGCAAATCTTCACTCTCTGAACCTAAAGAAACCGAAATCATAAAACCCGAAGTACCAAAACCAGCGTTTGCAATTAGGGATTTGCCAGGAATTAGAAACAAAGAAAATGAGATATTAACAAAAAATTTCAGAAGCTCAGAGACCGGTGAATTTGGCTTATCGGATCTGGATTCATGTGAAGTGAGGTTGATAGGTTGCGTTAATGCATTTTTCATTAATCGATTAAGGAATTGCAGAGTTTATACGGGGCCAGTTATGGGTTCAATTTTGATTGAGGAAGTTGAGAACTGCGTGTTTGTGTTGGCTTCACATCAGATAAGGATACATTACGCGAAAGGAAGTGATTTTTATCTGAGAGTGAGGAGTAGGCCTATAATTGAGGATTGTGAAGGCGTTAGATTCGCGCCTTACTGTTTGAGCTATGAAGGGATTGAGGACGATATGAGGAAGGCAGGCTTGGCGGAGGACACTGGGAATTGGAGCAACGTGGACGATTTCAAGTGGCTGAGGGCTGTGCAGTCGCCCAATTGGTCTGTTTTGCCGGAAAGTGAGAGGGTCGGGGTAATTGAGCTCAAGGATTTGGGAAGCATGAGTGGAGCGAGTTAG
- the LOC110670381 gene encoding ubiquitin carboxyl-terminal hydrolase 3 isoform X3 codes for MGAAGSKLEKALGDQFPEGERYFGLENFGNTCYCNSVLQALYFCVPFREQLLEYYATNKNTGDAEENLLTCLADLFTQVITPQISSQKKKTGVIAPKRFVQRLKKQNELFRSYMHQEAQAAKSDPETSSPPEKIANGPNNAQANGVSKEPLVTWVHKNFQGILTNETRCLQCETVTARDETFFDLSLDIEQNSSITSCLKNFSSTETLNAEDKFFCDKCCSLQEAQKRMKIKKPPHILVIHLKRFKYIEQLGRYKKLSYRVVFPLELKLSNTMEDADIEYSLFAVVVHVGSGPNHGHYVSLVKSHNHWLFFDDENVEMIDESAVQTFFGSAQEYSSNTDHGYILFYESLGASSKS; via the exons ATGGGTGCTGCAGGCTCCAAACTCGAGAAAGCTCTTGGCGACCAGTTCCCTGAGGGCGAGCGATACTTTGGCCTTGAGAATTTTGGCAACACTTGCTACTGTAATAGCGTCTTGCAG GCACTTTACTTTTGTGTACCATTTCGAGAACAATTACTAGAATATTATGCTACTAATAAAAATACTGGGGATGCCGAAGAGAATCTCTTGACATGTTTAGCAGACCTATTTACGCAGGTAATAACTCCACAG ATAAGTTCGCAGAAGAAGAAAACAGGTGTAATTGCTCCAAAGCGTTTCGTACAGAGATTGAAAAAACAAAATGAGCTTTTCCGTAGCTATATGCACCAG GAGGCTCAAGCTGCAAAAAGTGATCCAGAAACTTCATCCCCACCTGAAAAGATTGCAAATGGGCCAAATAATGCTCAAGCAAATGGTGTTTCAAAGGAGCCTTTGGTGACTTGGGTGCACAAAAATTTTCAG GGGATTCTCACCAATGAGACAAGATGTCTGCAGTGTGAGACAGTTACAGCAAGAGATGAAACATTTTTCGACTTGAGCCTTGATATTGAACAGAATAGTTCAATAACAAGTTGTTTGAAAAATTTTAGTTCCACAGAGACTTTGAACGCAGAGGATAAGTTTTTCTGTGACAAGTGCTGCAG TTTGCAAGAAGCCCAGAAGAGGATGAAGATAAAGAAACCCCCTCACATCTTGGTCATCCATCTGAAGAGGTTCAAATACATTGAGCAGCTGGGTCGATACAAGAAGCTATCTTATCGAGTTGTCTTCCCACTTGAGCTGAAGCTGAGTAACACAATGGAAGATGCAGATATTGAATACTCATTATTTGCAGTAGTTGTTCACGTTGGAAGTGGGCCAAATCATGGACATTATGTCAGCCTTGTGAAAAGCCACAATCACTGGCTATTTTTTGATGACGAAAATGTGGAGATGATTGATGAGTCTGCTGTGCAGACATTTTTTGGGTCTGCGCAGGAGTATTCAAGTAATACAGATCACGGGTACATCTTGTTTTACGAGAGCCTTGGCGCTAGTAGCAAGAGTTGA
- the LOC110670381 gene encoding ubiquitin carboxyl-terminal hydrolase 4 isoform X1, whose product MGAAGSKLEKALGDQFPEGERYFGLENFGNTCYCNSVLQALYFCVPFREQLLEYYATNKNTGDAEENLLTCLADLFTQVITPQISSQKKKTGVIAPKRFVQRLKKQNELFRSYMHQDAHEFLNFLLNELVDILEKEAQAAKSDPETSSPPEKIANGPNNAQANGVSKEPLVTWVHKNFQGILTNETRCLQCETVTARDETFFDLSLDIEQNSSITSCLKNFSSTETLNAEDKFFCDKCCSLQEAQKRMKIKKPPHILVIHLKRFKYIEQLGRYKKLSYRVVFPLELKLSNTMEDADIEYSLFAVVVHVGSGPNHGHYVSLVKSHNHWLFFDDENVEMIDESAVQTFFGSAQEYSSNTDHGYILFYESLGASSKS is encoded by the exons ATGGGTGCTGCAGGCTCCAAACTCGAGAAAGCTCTTGGCGACCAGTTCCCTGAGGGCGAGCGATACTTTGGCCTTGAGAATTTTGGCAACACTTGCTACTGTAATAGCGTCTTGCAG GCACTTTACTTTTGTGTACCATTTCGAGAACAATTACTAGAATATTATGCTACTAATAAAAATACTGGGGATGCCGAAGAGAATCTCTTGACATGTTTAGCAGACCTATTTACGCAGGTAATAACTCCACAG ATAAGTTCGCAGAAGAAGAAAACAGGTGTAATTGCTCCAAAGCGTTTCGTACAGAGATTGAAAAAACAAAATGAGCTTTTCCGTAGCTATATGCACCAG GATGctcatgaatttttaaattttttgctaAATGAACTTGTTGACATACTGGAGAAGGAGGCTCAAGCTGCAAAAAGTGATCCAGAAACTTCATCCCCACCTGAAAAGATTGCAAATGGGCCAAATAATGCTCAAGCAAATGGTGTTTCAAAGGAGCCTTTGGTGACTTGGGTGCACAAAAATTTTCAG GGGATTCTCACCAATGAGACAAGATGTCTGCAGTGTGAGACAGTTACAGCAAGAGATGAAACATTTTTCGACTTGAGCCTTGATATTGAACAGAATAGTTCAATAACAAGTTGTTTGAAAAATTTTAGTTCCACAGAGACTTTGAACGCAGAGGATAAGTTTTTCTGTGACAAGTGCTGCAG TTTGCAAGAAGCCCAGAAGAGGATGAAGATAAAGAAACCCCCTCACATCTTGGTCATCCATCTGAAGAGGTTCAAATACATTGAGCAGCTGGGTCGATACAAGAAGCTATCTTATCGAGTTGTCTTCCCACTTGAGCTGAAGCTGAGTAACACAATGGAAGATGCAGATATTGAATACTCATTATTTGCAGTAGTTGTTCACGTTGGAAGTGGGCCAAATCATGGACATTATGTCAGCCTTGTGAAAAGCCACAATCACTGGCTATTTTTTGATGACGAAAATGTGGAGATGATTGATGAGTCTGCTGTGCAGACATTTTTTGGGTCTGCGCAGGAGTATTCAAGTAATACAGATCACGGGTACATCTTGTTTTACGAGAGCCTTGGCGCTAGTAGCAAGAGTTGA
- the LOC110670381 gene encoding ubiquitin carboxyl-terminal hydrolase 3 isoform X4 has product MGAAGSKLEKALGDQFPEGERYFGLENFGNTCYCNSVLQALYFCVPFREQLLEYYATNKNTGDAEENLLTCLADLFTQISSQKKKTGVIAPKRFVQRLKKQNELFRSYMHQEAQAAKSDPETSSPPEKIANGPNNAQANGVSKEPLVTWVHKNFQGILTNETRCLQCETVTARDETFFDLSLDIEQNSSITSCLKNFSSTETLNAEDKFFCDKCCSLQEAQKRMKIKKPPHILVIHLKRFKYIEQLGRYKKLSYRVVFPLELKLSNTMEDADIEYSLFAVVVHVGSGPNHGHYVSLVKSHNHWLFFDDENVEMIDESAVQTFFGSAQEYSSNTDHGYILFYESLGASSKS; this is encoded by the exons ATGGGTGCTGCAGGCTCCAAACTCGAGAAAGCTCTTGGCGACCAGTTCCCTGAGGGCGAGCGATACTTTGGCCTTGAGAATTTTGGCAACACTTGCTACTGTAATAGCGTCTTGCAG GCACTTTACTTTTGTGTACCATTTCGAGAACAATTACTAGAATATTATGCTACTAATAAAAATACTGGGGATGCCGAAGAGAATCTCTTGACATGTTTAGCAGACCTATTTACGCAG ATAAGTTCGCAGAAGAAGAAAACAGGTGTAATTGCTCCAAAGCGTTTCGTACAGAGATTGAAAAAACAAAATGAGCTTTTCCGTAGCTATATGCACCAG GAGGCTCAAGCTGCAAAAAGTGATCCAGAAACTTCATCCCCACCTGAAAAGATTGCAAATGGGCCAAATAATGCTCAAGCAAATGGTGTTTCAAAGGAGCCTTTGGTGACTTGGGTGCACAAAAATTTTCAG GGGATTCTCACCAATGAGACAAGATGTCTGCAGTGTGAGACAGTTACAGCAAGAGATGAAACATTTTTCGACTTGAGCCTTGATATTGAACAGAATAGTTCAATAACAAGTTGTTTGAAAAATTTTAGTTCCACAGAGACTTTGAACGCAGAGGATAAGTTTTTCTGTGACAAGTGCTGCAG TTTGCAAGAAGCCCAGAAGAGGATGAAGATAAAGAAACCCCCTCACATCTTGGTCATCCATCTGAAGAGGTTCAAATACATTGAGCAGCTGGGTCGATACAAGAAGCTATCTTATCGAGTTGTCTTCCCACTTGAGCTGAAGCTGAGTAACACAATGGAAGATGCAGATATTGAATACTCATTATTTGCAGTAGTTGTTCACGTTGGAAGTGGGCCAAATCATGGACATTATGTCAGCCTTGTGAAAAGCCACAATCACTGGCTATTTTTTGATGACGAAAATGTGGAGATGATTGATGAGTCTGCTGTGCAGACATTTTTTGGGTCTGCGCAGGAGTATTCAAGTAATACAGATCACGGGTACATCTTGTTTTACGAGAGCCTTGGCGCTAGTAGCAAGAGTTGA